One window from the genome of Eucalyptus grandis isolate ANBG69807.140 chromosome 7, ASM1654582v1, whole genome shotgun sequence encodes:
- the LOC104454698 gene encoding hypersensitive-induced reaction 1 protein, with the protein MGNLCCIQVDESTVAIKERFGKFEEVLEPGCHFLPWILGYQRAGNLSLRSQQLDVNCEAKTKDNAFVYIVASVQYQALADKAVDVFYKLSDTRSLIKTYVISVTRASVAKLNLQDTFERRNEIAKAVDKELEKAMSDYGYGVVQTLIVDIMPHMLIKEAMKEINSANMKAVAEKIQQIKRAEGKAVSKNLPGLSIAPQHQTIVDGLRYSELGFSENVPQETANDVMDMDIVTQYFDTMREISAAHAMLSSENNLKLG; encoded by the exons ATGGGTAACCTCTGTTGCATTCAAGTTGACGAGTCCACAGTAGCTATTAAGGAGAGATTcggcaagtttgaagaagtaCTGGAACCTGGGTGCCATTTTCTTCCTTGGATTCTCGGATATCAGCGAGCTGGCAATCTCTCACTCCGATCGCAGCAGTTGGATGTGAATTGCGAAGCCAAGACCAAG GACAATGCATTTGTCTATATTGTTGCATCTGTGCAATACCAAGCCCTTGCAGATAAAGCAGTTGATGTCTTCTACAAGCTCAGTGACACAAGGAGTCTGATCAAGACCTATGTGATCAGTG TGACCAGAGCTAGTGTTGCCAAGCTAAACTTGCAAGACACTTTTGAGCGGAGGAATGAAATTGCCAAAGCTGTTGATAAAGAGCTTGAAAAG GCTATGTctgactatgggtacggggttGTGCAGACCCTCATCGTTGACATTATGCCGCATATGCTCATTAAGGAAGCTATGAAGGAAATTAATTCTG CAAACATGAAGGCTGTAGCAGAAAAGATTCAGCAAATTAAGAGAGCTGAAGGCAAGGCTGTGTCCAAGAACCTTCCTGGGCTGAGTATTGCTCCCCAGCATCAGACCATTGTGGATGGCTTGAGATATAGTGAGCTTGGCTTCTCAGAGAATGTCCCACAAGAAACTGCAAATGACGTCATGGACATGGATATCGTGACCCAATACTTTGACACCATGAGAGAAATCAGCGCAGCACACGCAATGCTTTCGTCAGAAAATAATCTGAAATTAGGGTAG
- the LOC120296260 gene encoding uncharacterized protein LOC120296260, whose product MQMLEMMGDRLDQQIAASAATIAAATNAAAAANAAASVAKPEEELEEIPPEDVAAGRPRQKLVQHFLRLNPPTFTGAGDPEATALCVQELENAFELLMCTEAEKVVLAAYQLRETASTWWKTNKGIVFPEGVAPEWNAFLEVFNEKYFSDCARELKMVEFQRLRQGTMTVDQYEAKFAELSQYAPELVQKPADRAQRFRDGLRSEVRSFVVPLDLKEYKDLYKWAQLIEKDQNDRAAASRSRFNSNIEAERYVKMVGLIPELLESVISISTPLKDKVLATVGCLGCKLVIGEREGRIDLIVLAMFDFDMIIGMDWLTKQRAKMDCYRKAIQFNQLGGESFEFIRSQGGPSVSLISSLEATRLLGKGCQGYLATVVDTTVEELKIEDIVVVQEFPNVFPKELLGLPLEREIEFVIELAPGTELISKAPYRMALSDFKELKLRIKKRIKKEDIPKSAFRTRYGHYEFTVMPFGLTNAPAAFIDLMNRVFREYLDQFVIVFIDDILVYSRSTEDHERHLRIVLQTLRDHELYAKFSLSSASLCSLPETHRKAIPVHNFPDPGSHWVYEMIRTTVWIQETEDVRVPHRYRAWFRFGANGFRIGPLDSFDIPLAVMDVILGEGVADLPDGRVDNPSPPDPVL is encoded by the exons ATGCAGATGCTTGAGATGATGGGTGACAGACTAGACCAGCAGATCGCCGCTTCAGCCGCCACTATCGCCGCTGCCACCAATGCTGCTGCCGCCGCTAATGCCGCCGCATCGGTTGCCAAGCCAGAAGAGGAACTTGAGGAAATCCCACCTGAGGATGTGGCTGCTGGGAGGCCTAGGCAAAAGCTAGTTCAACACTTTCTAAGGTTGAATCCGCCAACGTTCACGGGAGCGGGAGATCCCGAAGCTACAGCGTTATGTGTTCAGGAACTAGAGAATGCCTTTGAGCTGCTGATGTGCACTGAAGCAGAGAAGGTCGTGCTGGCAGCCTATCAGTTGAGGGAGACCGCATCCACATGGTGGAAGACTAATAAAGGGATAGTGTTCCCTGAGGGTGTAGCTCCAGAGTGGAATGCGTTTCTTGAGGTCTTCAATGAGAAGTACTTTTCTGATTGTGCTAGAGAGTTGAAGATGGTGGAGTTCCAGCGCCTTCGTCAAGGTACGATGACAGTTGATCAGTATGAAGCGAAGTTCGCTGAGCTGTCACAGTATGCCCCTGAGCTGGTTCAGAAACCGGCAGACCGAGCTCAAAGGTTTAGAGATGGGCTCCGGTCAGAGGTGAGGAGCTTTGTAGTACCATTAGATTTGAAGGAGTACAAGGACCTTTATAAGTGGGCCCAGCTGATTGAGAAAGACCAGAATGACAGAGCTGCCGCATCTAGGTCGCGGTTTAATTCGAACATAGAAG ctgaaaGATATGTTAAGATGGTAGGATTAATTCCTGAGTTGTTAGAGTCTGTAATTAGCATATCTACGCCGttgaaggataaggtgttagctacAGTGGGTTgtcttggttgcaagttagtgattggtgagcgagaagGGAGGATAgacttgatagtcctagccatgtttgattttgatatgataattgGTATGGACTGGCTTACCAAacaacgagctaaaatggactgttatcgcaaggcgattcagtttaaccagTTAGGGGGTGAGAGCTTCGAATTTATTAGGAGTCAAGGAGGACCCTCGGTttccttaatctcatcgctCGAAGCAACTCGCttgctaggcaagggttgccaaggttacctaGCGACTGTCGTAGACACGACAGTGGAGGAGTTAAAGATTGAAGATATCGTAGTGGTACAAGAGTTCCCAAACGTGTTCCCGAAAGAGTTACTGGGTTTgccgctagagagagagatagagtttgtgATCGAATTAGCCCCCGGGACAGAGCTGATCTCTAAAGCTCCTTATCGGATGGCCTTATCAGATTTTAAGgaactaaag TTAAGGATCAAGAAAAGGATCAAGaaggaagacataccgaagtCGGCGTTTCGCACccgatacggccattatgagtttactgtgATGCCGTTTGGGTTGACAAACGCCCCAGCTGCTTTCATCGATCTGATGAATCGAGTGTTCAGAGAGTACTTAGATCAGTTCGTAATTGTTTTCATCGACGACATCCTGGTGTATTCAAGGAGTACTGAGGATCATGAAAGGCACTTAAGGATagtgcttcagactttgagaGATCACGAGCTGTacgccaagttta gtttgtcgtcggcgtcgttGTGCTCTTTGCCGGAGACTCatcggaaagcgattccg GTGCACAACTTCCCTGATCCTGGGAGCCATTGGGTCTACGAGATGATCAGGACTACCGTATGGATCCAGGAGACCGAAGATGTTAGGGTACCCCATAGGTATAGGGCTTGGTTCCGTTTTGGGGCCAATGGCTTTAGAATTGGTCCACTTGACAGTTTTGATATTCCACTGGCCGTGATGGATGTTATTCTGGGTGAAGGTGTAGCTGACCTTCCTGATGGTAGAGTGGATAACCCATCACCTCCGGACCCAGTGCTGTAA